The following proteins are co-located in the Zonotrichia albicollis isolate bZonAlb1 chromosome 1, bZonAlb1.hap1, whole genome shotgun sequence genome:
- the SKIDA1 gene encoding SKI/DACH domain-containing protein 1 isoform X1, translating into MGDLKSGFEEVDGVRLGYLIIKGKQMFALSQVFTDLLKNIPRTTVHKRMDHLKVKKHHCDLEELRKLKAINSIAFHAAKCTLISREDVEALYTSCKTERVLKTKRRKLSRALSATDLRPELAPPDPFSGFWKENKLWLGLSDSPRPLLPVRRKALRPGDTALLPAAHLPHIFSKYTGHSYPEIARAPCKSPVNYETAPAVGGCVPLRSRRPLAAAARPRLPAAGPPPLPARCRRRRHGAAAAAVTLGPPGGARRPLALPRPCRPRGAPRLPLPLPRGFGPPAFPESGSSDSESSCCSGRAAHDSDCGSSLSSSSEGSSEEEDEEEEEDEEGSGASDSSEGSSEEEEEEEEEEEEEEEEDSTSDSDSSSVSSQVSVQSIRFRRTSFCSPPGVVHANFLYHLAAAAASRPPAPAEPGGLPALRGAPGGVKPELPEEWGCPGWAPAAPALRCSGGLGSCFAEIRDDRVSELTFPHSEFSNNAKSTDLTINCVAKGASSPSPKTNNAFPQQRILREARKCLQATTTHRADNNTIAARFLNNDSSSAAANSEKDSKIPHCIEFATDLPSLQTDPAEDAASPGAAAAAELQCTDTGNKALPFLHSIKIKIEDSSANDEYEPDLTTHKLKCECNDTKDEFYGVTESNNQDALLTAKEDSACTEKETTSLNPLTQSQVLSCTLGTPKPEDGEYKFGARVRKNYRTLVLGKRPVLQTPPVKPNLKSARSPRPTGKIETHEGTLDDFTVNNRRKRVASNVASAVKRPFNFMANFPCPPSLIIGNDGDLLPAYSLNTTKDSQPPHKAHPVWKWQLGGSAIPLPPSHKFRKFN; encoded by the coding sequence ATGGGAGACCTGAAGTCGGGTTTTGAAGAGGTGGATGGCGTGAGGCTCGGCTACCTCATCATTAAAGGAAAGCAAATGTTTGCACTCTCCCAGGTTTTTACAGACCTGCTCAAAAACATCCCGCGAACTACCGTGCACAAGCGAATGGAtcatttaaaagtaaaaaaacatCACTGCGACTTGGAGGAGTTGAGGAAACTCAAAGCCATCAACTCCATCGCTTTCCACGCCGCCAAATGCACCCTGATCTCCAGAGAGGACGTGGAAGCCCTATACACATCCTGCAAAACCGAACGGGTTCTTAAAACGAAACGAAGGAAACTAAGCCGGGCGCTGTCTGCCACCGATCTCCGGCCTGAGCTCGCTCCCCCCGACCCCTTCTCGGGCTTCTGGAAGGAGAACAAACTTTGGCTGGGTCTGAGCGACTCTCCTCGGCCGCTGCTGCCCGTCCGGAGGAAAGCTCTGCGCCCGGGGGACACAGCCTTGCTACCGGCCGCTCATCTACCTCACATTTTTAGTAAATACACTGGCCACAGCTACCCAGAAATCGCTCGGGCGCCTTGCAAATCCCCCGTAAACTATGAAACGGCGCCGGCGGTGGGCGGCTGTGTGCCCCTGCGCTCCCGTCGCCCGCTCGCCGCCGCGGCGCGGCCCCGGCTCCCGGCCGCCGGTCCCCCGCCCCTGCCcgcccgctgccgccgccgccgccacggggcggccgccgccgccgtcacGCTGGGCCCCCCCGGCGGCGCCCGCcggcccctggccctgccccggCCCTGCCGGCCCCGTGGCGCcccgcggctgccgctgcctcTGCCCCGCGGCTTCGGGCCGCCCGCCTTCCCCGAGAGCGGCAGCAGCGACTCGGAGTCCAGCTGCTGCTCGGGCCGCGCCGCCCACGACTCGGACTGCGGCTCCAGCCTCTCCAGCTCCAGCGAGGGCAGctcggaggaggaggacgaggaggaggaggaggacgaggagggcAGCGGCGCCTCGGACTCTAGCGAGGGCAGCtcggaggaagaggaggaggaggaagaggaggaggaagaggaggaggaggaggacagcacctcGGACTCCGACTCCAGCTCGGTCTCCAGCCAGGTTTCGGTACAGAGCATCCGCTTCAGGCGCACCAGCTTTTGCAGCCCGCCCGGCGTGGTCCACGCCAACTTCTTGTACCATCTGGCGGCCGCTGCCGCCTCCcggcccccggccccggcggaGCCCGGCGGGCTGCCCGCCCTCCGCGGCGCTCCCGGCGGAGTCAAGCCGGAGCTGCCGGAGGAGTGGGGCTGCCCCGGCTGGGCTCCCGCCGCCCCGGCGCTGCGCTGCTCCGGCGGCCTGGGGAGCTGCTTCGCGGAGATAAGAGATGATAGGGTATCCGAACTCACATTCCCACACTCTGAATTTTCCAATAATGCCAAGAGTACTGACCTAACAATTAACTGTGTTGCAAAGGGGGCCTCTTCACCTAGCCCAAAGACAAACAATGCATTTCCACAACAAAGAATACTCAGAGAGGCAAGGAAATGCCTTCAAGCAACTACTACACACCGTGCAGATAACAATACAATAGCTGCTAGGTTCTTAAATAATGATTCTTCATCAGCGGCAGCAAATTCAGAGAAAGATTCCAAAATCCCTCATTGTATTGAATTTGCCACGGATTTGCCCTCTTTACAAACTGATCCTGCGGAGgatgctgcttctccaggggcagcagcagcagctgagctccagtgcACTGATACAGGCAATAAGGCATTGCCATTCCTGCACAGCATTAAAATCAAAATAGAGGACAGCAGTGCGAACGACGAGTATGAGCCTGATCTTACAACACATAAGCTAAAGTGTGAGTGCAATGATACTAAGGATGAGTTTTACGGTGTGACTGAGAGTAATAACCAGGACGCTTTATTAACAGCCAAGGAAGATTCTGCATGCACTGAGAAAGAAACCACTTCCTTAAACCCACTGACTCAGAGTCAGGTCCTCTCATGCACTTTAGGTACTCCAAAACCTGAGGATGGGGAGTATAAATTTGGAGCAAGGGTGAGAAAAAATTACAGGACACTGGTTTTGGGAAAGCGACCTGTACTGCAGACTCCTCCAGTCAAACCAAATTTGAAATCAGCTCGAAGCCCACGTCCTACAGGTAAAATTGAGACACATGAAGGAACACTGGATGATTTTACAGTTAACAATAGACGCAAAAGGGTAGCCAGCAATGTAGCATCAGCAGTGAAAAGGCCATTTAATTTCATGGCAAATTTTCCCTGTCCACCATCACTAATTATTGGCAATGATGGGGATTTGTTGCCAGCTTATTCCTTAAACACCACTAAGGATTCCCAACCACCTCACAAGGCCCATCCTGTATGGAAATGGCAGCTGGGCGGTTCTGCAATACCTCTTCCACCTAGCCACAAATTCAGGAAATTTAATTAA
- the SKIDA1 gene encoding SKI/DACH domain-containing protein 1 isoform X2, translating into MDHLKVKKHHCDLEELRKLKAINSIAFHAAKCTLISREDVEALYTSCKTERVLKTKRRKLSRALSATDLRPELAPPDPFSGFWKENKLWLGLSDSPRPLLPVRRKALRPGDTALLPAAHLPHIFSKYTGHSYPEIARAPCKSPVNYETAPAVGGCVPLRSRRPLAAAARPRLPAAGPPPLPARCRRRRHGAAAAAVTLGPPGGARRPLALPRPCRPRGAPRLPLPLPRGFGPPAFPESGSSDSESSCCSGRAAHDSDCGSSLSSSSEGSSEEEDEEEEEDEEGSGASDSSEGSSEEEEEEEEEEEEEEEEDSTSDSDSSSVSSQVSVQSIRFRRTSFCSPPGVVHANFLYHLAAAAASRPPAPAEPGGLPALRGAPGGVKPELPEEWGCPGWAPAAPALRCSGGLGSCFAEIRDDRVSELTFPHSEFSNNAKSTDLTINCVAKGASSPSPKTNNAFPQQRILREARKCLQATTTHRADNNTIAARFLNNDSSSAAANSEKDSKIPHCIEFATDLPSLQTDPAEDAASPGAAAAAELQCTDTGNKALPFLHSIKIKIEDSSANDEYEPDLTTHKLKCECNDTKDEFYGVTESNNQDALLTAKEDSACTEKETTSLNPLTQSQVLSCTLGTPKPEDGEYKFGARVRKNYRTLVLGKRPVLQTPPVKPNLKSARSPRPTGKIETHEGTLDDFTVNNRRKRVASNVASAVKRPFNFMANFPCPPSLIIGNDGDLLPAYSLNTTKDSQPPHKAHPVWKWQLGGSAIPLPPSHKFRKFN; encoded by the coding sequence ATGGAtcatttaaaagtaaaaaaacatCACTGCGACTTGGAGGAGTTGAGGAAACTCAAAGCCATCAACTCCATCGCTTTCCACGCCGCCAAATGCACCCTGATCTCCAGAGAGGACGTGGAAGCCCTATACACATCCTGCAAAACCGAACGGGTTCTTAAAACGAAACGAAGGAAACTAAGCCGGGCGCTGTCTGCCACCGATCTCCGGCCTGAGCTCGCTCCCCCCGACCCCTTCTCGGGCTTCTGGAAGGAGAACAAACTTTGGCTGGGTCTGAGCGACTCTCCTCGGCCGCTGCTGCCCGTCCGGAGGAAAGCTCTGCGCCCGGGGGACACAGCCTTGCTACCGGCCGCTCATCTACCTCACATTTTTAGTAAATACACTGGCCACAGCTACCCAGAAATCGCTCGGGCGCCTTGCAAATCCCCCGTAAACTATGAAACGGCGCCGGCGGTGGGCGGCTGTGTGCCCCTGCGCTCCCGTCGCCCGCTCGCCGCCGCGGCGCGGCCCCGGCTCCCGGCCGCCGGTCCCCCGCCCCTGCCcgcccgctgccgccgccgccgccacggggcggccgccgccgccgtcacGCTGGGCCCCCCCGGCGGCGCCCGCcggcccctggccctgccccggCCCTGCCGGCCCCGTGGCGCcccgcggctgccgctgcctcTGCCCCGCGGCTTCGGGCCGCCCGCCTTCCCCGAGAGCGGCAGCAGCGACTCGGAGTCCAGCTGCTGCTCGGGCCGCGCCGCCCACGACTCGGACTGCGGCTCCAGCCTCTCCAGCTCCAGCGAGGGCAGctcggaggaggaggacgaggaggaggaggaggacgaggagggcAGCGGCGCCTCGGACTCTAGCGAGGGCAGCtcggaggaagaggaggaggaggaagaggaggaggaagaggaggaggaggaggacagcacctcGGACTCCGACTCCAGCTCGGTCTCCAGCCAGGTTTCGGTACAGAGCATCCGCTTCAGGCGCACCAGCTTTTGCAGCCCGCCCGGCGTGGTCCACGCCAACTTCTTGTACCATCTGGCGGCCGCTGCCGCCTCCcggcccccggccccggcggaGCCCGGCGGGCTGCCCGCCCTCCGCGGCGCTCCCGGCGGAGTCAAGCCGGAGCTGCCGGAGGAGTGGGGCTGCCCCGGCTGGGCTCCCGCCGCCCCGGCGCTGCGCTGCTCCGGCGGCCTGGGGAGCTGCTTCGCGGAGATAAGAGATGATAGGGTATCCGAACTCACATTCCCACACTCTGAATTTTCCAATAATGCCAAGAGTACTGACCTAACAATTAACTGTGTTGCAAAGGGGGCCTCTTCACCTAGCCCAAAGACAAACAATGCATTTCCACAACAAAGAATACTCAGAGAGGCAAGGAAATGCCTTCAAGCAACTACTACACACCGTGCAGATAACAATACAATAGCTGCTAGGTTCTTAAATAATGATTCTTCATCAGCGGCAGCAAATTCAGAGAAAGATTCCAAAATCCCTCATTGTATTGAATTTGCCACGGATTTGCCCTCTTTACAAACTGATCCTGCGGAGgatgctgcttctccaggggcagcagcagcagctgagctccagtgcACTGATACAGGCAATAAGGCATTGCCATTCCTGCACAGCATTAAAATCAAAATAGAGGACAGCAGTGCGAACGACGAGTATGAGCCTGATCTTACAACACATAAGCTAAAGTGTGAGTGCAATGATACTAAGGATGAGTTTTACGGTGTGACTGAGAGTAATAACCAGGACGCTTTATTAACAGCCAAGGAAGATTCTGCATGCACTGAGAAAGAAACCACTTCCTTAAACCCACTGACTCAGAGTCAGGTCCTCTCATGCACTTTAGGTACTCCAAAACCTGAGGATGGGGAGTATAAATTTGGAGCAAGGGTGAGAAAAAATTACAGGACACTGGTTTTGGGAAAGCGACCTGTACTGCAGACTCCTCCAGTCAAACCAAATTTGAAATCAGCTCGAAGCCCACGTCCTACAGGTAAAATTGAGACACATGAAGGAACACTGGATGATTTTACAGTTAACAATAGACGCAAAAGGGTAGCCAGCAATGTAGCATCAGCAGTGAAAAGGCCATTTAATTTCATGGCAAATTTTCCCTGTCCACCATCACTAATTATTGGCAATGATGGGGATTTGTTGCCAGCTTATTCCTTAAACACCACTAAGGATTCCCAACCACCTCACAAGGCCCATCCTGTATGGAAATGGCAGCTGGGCGGTTCTGCAATACCTCTTCCACCTAGCCACAAATTCAGGAAATTTAATTAA